Proteins encoded within one genomic window of Oncorhynchus keta strain PuntledgeMale-10-30-2019 chromosome 12, Oket_V2, whole genome shotgun sequence:
- the LOC118391721 gene encoding homeobox protein Nkx-6.1-like, with amino-acid sequence MLAVGQMDGSRQSAFLLSTAPLAALHSMTEMKTPLYPAYTLSSNGPASSTSPIATSPNPGGIPMSSPGIKTSSGMSSLGSLHQCIALGTPHGINDILSRPSVLAPGAAAAVAASTSAGILSGLPRFSSLSPPPPPGLYFSPSAVAVARYPKPLTDLPGRTPIFWPGVMQSPHWRDARFACSPHQNSILLDKDGKRKHTRPTFSGQQIFALEKTFEQTKYLAGPERARLAYSLGMTESQVKVWFQNRRTKWRKRHAAEMASAKKKQDSETERLNGASENEEDDDDYNKPLDPNSDDEKITQLLKKHKPNSSLLINTSENDSS; translated from the exons ATGTTAGCAGTGGGGCAGATGGACGGGTCCCGACAGAGCGCTTTCCTCCTAAGCACCGCACCTTTAGCGGCTCTGCATAGCATGACGGAGATGAAGACCCCACTCTACCCAGCCTACACATTATCTTCCAACGGTCCGGCCTCTTCTACCTCACCTATTGCCACCTCTCCAAACCCCGGTGGCATCCCGATGTCCTCACCGGGGATCAAAACATCCTCCGGAATGTCATCTCTCGGATCGCTCCATCAATGCATTGCGCTAGGCACACCTCATGGAATAAACGACATCCTCAGTCGTCCTTCGGTCCTTGCCCCAGGAGCTGCTGCTGCCGTTGCTGCGTCCACTTCTGCCGGCATCTTGTCAGGACTGCCCCGATTCAGTAGCTTGAGCCCCCCGCCACCCCCTGGACTCTACTTCAGCCCCAGTGCTGTGGCAGTGGCTCGCTACCCCAAGCCCTTGACAGACCTTCCAGGCAGGACCCCGATATTCTGGCCAGGAGTCATGCAAAGCCCACATTGGAGAGACGCCAGATTCGCATGTTCACCGC ATCAAAATTCTATACTGCTTGACAAAGATGGAAAAAGAAAGCACACACGTCCCACCTTCTCTGGACAGCAAATATTTGCCCTAGAAAAGACTTTTGAACAAACAAAATATCTGGCTGGACCGGAGCGAGCACGACTGGCCTACTCGCTGGGAATGACAGAGAGCCAAGTAAAG GTGTGGTTTCAAAACCGAAGAACGAAATGGAGAAAACGCCACGCGGCTGAGATGGCTTCGGCAAAGAAGAAGCAGGACTCGGAGACGGAGAGGCTGAACGGGGCCTCGGAGAatgaagaggatgatgatgattataACAAGCCGTTGGACCCTAACTCAGACGACGAGAAAATAACACAATTACTGAAAAAACACAAACCAAACTCCTCACTCCTTATTAA